The Leucobacter viscericola genome includes a window with the following:
- a CDS encoding DUF3618 domain-containing protein, giving the protein MTLNEKQQGVADAAKARAELYGTLSQLKDRLNYAQRIDDAVDDARHKIAEQKRQNPVAFVAGVVGAAAVAGAIVWGIASAAAKRLR; this is encoded by the coding sequence ATGACCCTCAATGAGAAACAGCAGGGGGTCGCAGACGCCGCGAAGGCCCGCGCAGAGCTCTACGGCACGCTGTCGCAGCTCAAGGACCGCCTGAACTACGCGCAGCGCATTGACGATGCCGTAGACGACGCGCGGCATAAGATCGCTGAGCAGAAGCGGCAGAACCCCGTTGCCTTCGTGGCCGGGGTTGTGGGTGCCGCTGCTGTTGCTGGTGCTATCGTCTGGGGTATCGCTTCCGCGGCGGCAAAACGGCTTCGTTGA